The Saxibacter everestensis genome has a window encoding:
- a CDS encoding NAD-dependent epimerase/dehydratase family protein, with protein sequence MSASDPQGLIVVVTGGAGFIGANLVKRLLREPGIGGIRIFDDFSTGTNREFGDPRVEVFEGDLRDATRVDEVVRGASRIVHLGALPSVPRSIADPRSSIDVNIVGTLNVLEAGRAHEIEHVVVASSSSVYGANPILPKAESLATRPLSPYAVSKLGTEALANAYFHSFGLPTLAFRFFNVFGPLQRADHAYAAVIPKFLDAMKRSAPLTVFGDGTQSRDFTSVHLVVDALAKVSMQKFVHESPVNLAMGTRTTLNELIDLLRAIHPGQIDVEYVEPRAGDVPHSQASSELLTSLLPDLEAVAFEDSIREVYEWYFSARTSDPA encoded by the coding sequence TTGAGCGCCTCTGACCCCCAGGGTTTGATCGTCGTCGTGACGGGGGGTGCTGGTTTCATCGGAGCGAACCTTGTCAAGCGACTACTGCGTGAGCCTGGGATCGGAGGCATTCGCATCTTCGACGACTTCTCGACCGGCACGAATCGCGAGTTCGGCGATCCTCGCGTCGAGGTGTTTGAGGGCGACCTGCGGGATGCCACTCGGGTGGATGAGGTGGTGCGCGGCGCGTCACGTATCGTGCATCTCGGTGCCCTGCCATCGGTGCCGAGATCGATCGCCGATCCGCGCTCTTCGATAGACGTCAACATCGTCGGCACTCTGAACGTGCTGGAGGCGGGGAGGGCTCACGAGATCGAGCATGTCGTCGTGGCGTCGTCATCGTCGGTCTACGGCGCGAACCCGATCCTACCGAAGGCGGAGAGCCTGGCGACCAGACCGCTCAGCCCGTACGCGGTGAGCAAGCTCGGCACCGAAGCGCTCGCGAACGCCTACTTCCACAGCTTCGGCCTTCCCACCCTAGCGTTTCGGTTCTTCAATGTTTTCGGTCCGCTCCAGCGAGCGGACCACGCATACGCGGCAGTCATCCCGAAGTTCCTCGATGCGATGAAGCGCTCCGCGCCACTTACCGTGTTCGGAGACGGCACCCAGTCGCGGGACTTCACATCCGTCCACCTCGTGGTCGATGCGCTTGCCAAGGTGTCGATGCAGAAGTTCGTACACGAATCACCCGTCAACCTCGCGATGGGCACGAGAACCACCCTCAACGAGCTCATCGATCTGCTGCGGGCGATTCACCCAGGGCAGATCGATGTGGAGTACGTCGAGCCGAGGGCTGGCGATGTCCCGCATTCTCAGGCGTCGAGCGAGCTCCTTACATCGCTCTTGCCTGACTTGGAGGCCGTCGCGTTCGAGGACTCTATACGCGAAGTGTACGAATGGTATTTCTCGGCGAGGACGTCCGACCCGGCTTAG